The Candidatus Didemnitutus sp. nucleotide sequence TGGCGAGCGGCCAGCTTTGGGTGGGGAAATTGGCACCGTCGGTGCCGCGCAGCGCGAAGCTCGTGCCAGCGGCCTGCGTGCCGCGCGGCCACGCTACGCCCCACGTCGCACCGGGGAAATACCTCGGCGGCGCCACATCGAGCCAGCGCACGGGAGCGATTCCCGGTTTCAGAGGGGCTGACGTCCGTGCGGCGGCCGATGGCGGCGAGTCGGCCTGGAGTTGCGAGACGAGGTTGAGCGCGGCGGCACCGAGCACGGTGCTGCGCACGAATTCCCTGCGAGTGAAGTGTGCCATGGGGTTGGGGATGGTCCGCGTGGGGACGGCGCGGGAAGAGGGAGACGGCGGAACTATGGACAAGGTCACGTCATTTGCCGGAGCTTAAAATTCGGACCGTCCGAGGAATTTCGTTGAATCGGCCGGTCGGTGTGGCTCCCTGAAACGAGCCTATCCCATGGCCACCCCGACCCTGCGCACCCTGGCCCGCGAACTGGGCCTCTCCCGCACCACGGTATCCGACGCGCTGCGCGGCTCGCCGCGCGTGAAACCCGAGACCGTCGAGCGCGTCCGCGCCGCCGCCAAAGCCGCGGGTTACGACCGCAATCCACTCGCCGGCGCGGTCATGTCGTTCCTGCGCCGTTCCTGCGGGCAGCAATTCCGCGGCGTGCTGGCCGTCATCGAAATCGTCGCCGACAACCAGTCGGAGAATGCCCAGCGCTACAATGACGCGGTGTTCCGCGGCGTATCCGACAAGGCGGCGCAACTCGGCTTCAAGGTCGATCGTTTCCAGATCGGCGCGGCGGGACTCAAGCTCAGCCGGCTCGACTCCATTCTTCAGACCCGCGGCATCAACGGCCTGATCGTGCTGCCCGCCGCCGGATTTCCCGACCTCACCGGACTCAGCTGGTCGCGCTACACGGCGGTCTACGTCGACTACTTCGTCGACAGCCCGCCGATGCACTGCGTGTGCTCGGACCACTATCGCTCGATGATCGGCCTGCTGCGCGACCTGCATGCGCGCGGCTTCCGTCGGCCCGGGATGTTCATCGAGACCTCGCTCGACGAGCGCCTGCACTTTCGCTGGGAAGGCGCGTTCCTCGCCCTCCAGCACTACCTGCCGGAAATCTCCAAAGTGCCGATCCTCCGCGCGGAGGGCGTGAATTTCGACGTGTTCCGTCCGTGGTTCGAGCAATACAAGCCCGACGTCGTGCTCGGCCATTTTCCGGACGCGCTGGCCTGGATGAAGCGCTGCGGCGCAAAGGTCCCGCGCACCCACAGCTTCGTCTGCCTGAACTCGCTGCGCACCGACGGCAGCTGCGCCGCGATGGATTTCCAGGCGCCCCAACTCGGCGCCCGCGCGACGGAGCTCGTCACCGGTCACCTGATGCACAGCGAATTCGGCATCCCGTCGCAGCCGTCGCTCACGACCATCCCCGCCCGCCTCATCGAAGGCCCGACGCTGCGCCCGCGCGAGGCGTCGGCCGAGCAAGACGCTCCTCCGCGTCGCCGCCGCGCGGCAACGAGAGCAACCGTCAGTTAATTTTCCGACCGAAAGGCCGCGAGGCTGGCGTCGCTCGCAACGAAACCTGCCAGCGCGTGCGCGACGATTGAGGCGTTCAGTTCGGCGCCGGCGCGGCTGGTGTGGGTGTGCTCGTCCGCGAAGAGGGCGTCGACGGCCGCTTGACCGAGCTCGTCGTAGCGGGTGGCGACGAGTTCGTTGAGATCGATGCAGCGGACGCCTTCATGCCGGGCGACTTCGCGCGCCCACGCGGCATAGCTGTCGTTGCTCCGGACAATCTTGCCGTCCTTCCACGTCTTGCGGGGCACAAGGGTGCAGATGATCGGCGTGGCACCCGCCGCCTTCGCGTCGCGGATGTAGCGGCGCAAATAGGAGCCGTAGGTGCCGACGGTTTCCCGCGTGTGCGTAAATTGGTTGTCGATCGTCTCCGTCTCCTCGCCGACACCCTTGATCGTGCCGCGCGCCCGCGTGGTGTCGTTGAGCGGCCCGTTGTCGTTATGGCCGAATTGCATCAACACCACGTCGCCGCGCTTCAGTAAGGTCAGCGCGCGTTCCCAGTGGCCTTGCGTCAAAAATGTGCGGCTGCTCAGGCCGCCGATGGCCCGATTGACGACGTTGATCTTGCTCGGATCGAAATGCGTCGCGAGCGGCTCGCCCCACCCCCATTGCCCGCCAGCACCGTCGCCGCGACCGTTGCGCACGGTGGAATCGCCGATGAGGAGCAGCGTGGGGAGCTTCGGATCGCGAGGCTCCGGGAGGTTCAGCCAGCCGATCGGGTCCGGCTGGATCGCGGCACCGGCGGGCGCGAGCCAGCGCGCGAAGTTCGCTTCCTTTGCCTTCAAGCCGAGGAGTCCTGCGACGACTTGCTGTGCGACGGCATCGGCACCGGTGACGTTCGTGTGGGTGTGATCGGCGGGGAAGAAGGTTTTCACTTTCTCCTCTCCGAGTTTTTGAAACGCGTCGGCAACGAGCCGGCTCACGTCGACGAACCACACGCCCTCCGCCTGGGCCAGTTCGCGCGTCCAATCGCGATGCGGCGCGCCGCGTTCGATTTTGCCGTCCGGCCACTGGCAGCGGATGGTGCGCGAGAGGAGAATCGGCGTGGCGCCCTTCGCGCGGACATCGCGGATCATCTCGCGCAGGTAGCTGCCGAAGGTGCGCACGGTTTCCGGTTTTCCCGTCAGGACGTTCACGATGTCTTGCGTCTCCTCGCCGAGTCCGGGCAACGAGCCGCGCGAACGCATCTTCTCGCGGGGCGTCGCGGCATCTTCGTTCACCGGACTGCTGTCGTTGTGCCCGAACTGAATCAGCACCCAATCGCCCGGCTTCACGTCGGCGAGCAGCTTCGCCCACCACCCTTGCGTGATGAAAGTCCGCGAGCTGCGGCCGCCGAGCGCGCGATTGGAGACGTTCACCTTGGAGAGATCGAGGTATTTGGCGAACTCGACCGCCCAACCCTGCTGCGGCGCCTTCGCGCGCGCGGCAGTCGAATCGCCAGCGACGAAGATCGTCGGCAACGCGGGGTCGATCTTGCCGGGATTTTCGGGCGGGGCGTCGGGCAGGCCGGCCGGAGGTGGCGTCTGCGCCGAGGCGAGAACAAGGGAACTCATGGCGAGGAGGGCGAGCGCGGGGAGTTTCATTGGGCGGTGACTTCGATTTGTCCGGTGGTGAGACCTGCGGAAGTGGCGAGAATCCTGATGCCGCCACCCGCTCCGGCGCGAGGACGGACAACAATGAGCGCAAGACCGTTGAAGACCGCGCGCTCCGGGCTTTGGAACGACACATGGCTGGTCGCGTCGCCGTTGTCGGTCGCCACCAAATCGGCGGGCCCTTCCACGGAAACTTTCAGCAACGACTTCGCGCGCGGCACGACATCGCCGCGCGCGTCGACGATTTCAGCAGTGACGAAAACCAAGTCCTGTCCATCGGCGCGCAGCGCAGTGCGGTCCGCCTTCAGGCGCACGGCTGCGGCTGGACCGGTGGTGCGCACGACGGCGTCGGCCCACGGCTGACCGTGCTTGTAGGTCACGACCTTCAATTCGCCGGGCTGATACTTCACGTCGTCCCAGCGGAAGCGGTATTCGAAGGCGCCGCGTTTCCTGCGACCGAGCGACTGGCCGTTGAGGAAAAGCTCGGCTTCGTCGCCCGAGCTGTAGACGTGCACCGGCGTCACCTGCCCGATGCGTTCCGGCCAGTTCCAGTGCGGGAGAATGTGCGCCATGCGGAGGTCCGGGCGCCAGCGGGATTGGTAGAGGTAGAAGCGGTCCTTCGGAAACCCGGCGAGGTCCACGATGCCGAAGTAACTGCTGCGCGACGGCACGCGAATGCGGCCAAGGTCGGCGAGCTCCTTCGCGGCTTTCTCGCGCGCAGCCTGATCGGCGAAGTTGAGGAGGTTCGTGGCGTCGGCGTTGAAAGGCGTCGGCTCGCCGAGATAGTCGAAACCGGTCCAAACGAACTCGCCGAGCACACTCGGATTCGCATCGAGCCCTTTCCATTCCGCATCCGGCGGGAAGGCCCACCGCGGCGCGGCGAGATCGTAGCTGCTCACCTGAAAGTCCGAACGTCCCTCCGCCTTGTCGTCCGACACCGGGAAGAAATACTCGCCGCGCGAGCTGATCGTCGACGCGGTTTCAGAGCCCATGAGCACGATGTGCGGGTAGTGCGCGCGGACCTTCGCGTAGTCTTCCGGCTTGTAGTTGTAGCCGACGACGTCGAGGACGTCAGCAAAACCCATGTAGGGCGCGTTCACGTTGTGCAGGCCCATCACGACGGAACGCGTGCGGTCCTCCTCGCGCACGATCGCGGCGAGGTGCGCGGCCAGCTTCCAACCGTCGGCTTCGAAGATCTCGCGCACTTCGTTGCCGATGCTCCATTGCACGATGCAGGGGTGGTTGCGGTCGCGGCGCACCATGGCGCGCAGATCCTTCTCGTGCCAGTCGTCGAAGACACGGCTGTAGTCGTCGCGCTTCTTGCCCAATCGCCAGGCATCGAACGCCTCGACCATGACGACGAAGCCCATGCGATCGCACAATTCGAGGAGCTCGGGTGCCGGCGGATTGTGGCTCGTGCGGAGCGCATTGCAGCCCACGGCCTGAAGAATCTCCAATTGCCGCTCCAAAGCGCGCACGTTGATCGCCGTGCCGAGCGCGCCGAGATCGTGGTGATTGCACACGCCGTTGAGGACGACGCGCTCGCCGTTGAGCAAAAAACCCTTCGTGGACGAGACGACGAGCGAGCGAATGCCGAAGGGCGTGCGCACTTCGTCGATCACGCGGCCGTCGCGCACTATCCGCGTCTCGGCGACGTAGCGGTTCCGCTCGTGTAAGCTCCAGAGCCGCGGTGCGGGCACCACGAGCGAGTGCGCGGCGTTGGCTTGGCGGCCGGCCGGGATGCGCGCCGCTTGCCCGCCGCTCTCAGCCACCGGTGCGCCGATGGCGCGACCCTCGGCGTCCGCCGCAAAAATCCGCACGCTGGCTTCCACCTCGGCCGGCTCGGCCGAGAGATTGTCGAGCGTGATTGCGACGTGAACCAGCGCGGACTGCGCGCTCACTTGCGGCGTGGTCACCGCGACGCCCCAATGCGCAACCGAGACGTCGGCAGTCTTTGTCAGCCAGACATTGCGGTAGATCCCCGCACCGGGATACCAACGCGAGGATTCGCGCGGATTATCGAGTCGCACTGCGAGCGTGTTCTCCGCGCCGGGCTTGAGGAAGCGCGTGAGGTCGACGCGCCACGAGGTGTAGCCGTAGGGCCAGCCGCCGACGAACTCGCCGTTGCACCAGACGAGCGCGTAGGACATCGCGCCGTCGAACTCGAGGTGGATGCGTCGGCCGGCGTCGCTCGCGGGCAGCATGAATTTTTTCCGATACCAACCGACGCCGGCGTAGGGCAGCTTGCCCGTGTCGCCGGAAAGCTCCTGCTGGAACGGCCCCTCGATCGCCCAGTCGTGCGGCAATGTCACGGCACGCCACGCGTCGTCCTTGAATTCGGGGCGCGAATATTGAATCGGGCGTCCGCCCGGCATCCCTTCGCTCCGCGCACGCGGTGCCGGCAGGTAGTTGAGCAGCTCGTCGCCCGTCGGCAGCACCCACGCGCGCACGCGTTCGTAGTCCAATGCGCCGCCCGTGTCGGGCTGATCGCCGCGCGTGAATTTCCATCCGTCGTTGAGGGGCAGGCGCTCGCGCGGCGAATCGGTGACGGCGGCGAACACGCCAGTCGACAATGTGGCCGCAAGGAGAAGACAGCGGGAGAGATTCATGGGAAAAACCGTTCGCGTCGGCGGCGAAGCACGCTTTCGCTGGAGGGGTGAGAATTCGCTGGCTGATTTCGTTGCTCTCGCTGTCCGTCACCCTCGCATCCGGCACCGAGCGCGTGGTGCATGCGGATGACTTCACGCACGGTCTGTCGCGCTGGAGCGTCGAGCAGATGCCCGGCGGACGCGTGTTCAGCGAAGCGGGGCGACTCGTGATCGAGGACACCGCCGGTTGCACGGTGTGGTTTCGCGAAAAACTCCGCGCACCGGTGACAATCCGCTATCGTGCGACGGTCAGTGCGCGCAGCCGCGTGTCGGATTTGAACTGCTTCTGGATGGCCAGCGATCCGGCGCATCCGGGGCCGCTGTGGGAAAACGCCGCGCGGCGCACCGGGAAGTTCGAAGACTACGATCGCCTCGCCACTTACTATGTCGGCTGCGGGGGCAACGAGAACACGACCACGCGGTTCCGGCGCTACGACGGCCAAGGCGCAAAACCGTTGTTGCCCGAACATGACCGACGCGACCGTGGCTCGCTGCTGGAAGCGGACCGCACCTATTTGATCGAGATCAGCGTCACGGCCGACGGCCGCGTGCGCTGGAGCCGCGACGGAGTGGTCGTGTTCGAGTTCAATGATCCGCAGCCGCTGCGCGAAGGCTGGTTTGGGCTGCGGACGGTGCATAGCCGGATCGAGATCGCGGATTTCGCGGTTACGGCGCCAACTTCAGCTGTTGCAACGCCGTGACGATCTCGCGCGGCACCGCAATCACGGTGCCGTGGCGCGGACGCTGAGGAGTGCCTTCGTCGGGCAGGCGCAGCTGGCGCGTCGCGTCTTCCCAGTGCGCAAGGTCGCGGGAGCGCAGAACACCGTAGTGTTTTTCGATGTAAGCGTCGAAATAGAGCAGGTATTCGTCACCGACGCAGACCACCGACGGCCCCTCGACCCAGAGTTTCGCCGGCGAGAACGGCGGCGAAACATGCGTGAACGGACCGCGCGGATTCGCACCGATGGCGTGCAGGAGATTCTTCGCCGGCTGCGGGTAGCGTGTCTCGTCCTTGAAGAACAGATGCCAGTCCCGTCCGACTTTGAGCAGCGTGGCGTCGATGGCACTGAAGCCGAAATCGAACAAGACACGAGCGGGCGTGAAGGTCGCGAAATCCTTCGTCGCGGTATAGTAAATGCGATGGTTGAGTCCGTTTTCCGAGCTCTCGGCTCCGGCGGAAAAACATCCCGGTATCGTGGTCGCCCAGAGGATGAGAAACTCCGCCGCGTCCGGATCCCAGACGATCTCGGGCGCCCAGCAATTCCGCGCCGCCGACTCGCGCGCCATCACGGAAATCTCCCGCGGCGTGCTCCAATGGACGAAATCCCGGGTCGACGCGTAGCCGATGCCGTGTTCCCACCAGCCCGACGTCCACACGACGTGAAAAACGCCGTCCGGGCCGCGTGCGACCGAGGGGTCGCGGATGAGTTTCTCCTTCGCGCCGATCGTCGGCCGCAGCACGCTCGCGCCGCCCACGAGTTTCTCCCACCGGAAACCATCGTCGCTCCAGGCGAGATGCAGGCCATCGGCGCCGTTCTGTGTGAAGTAGGCGAAAAGCAGCGCTTCCGAGTCGGCACTGCGCGCCGCGACCCACGCGGAAAACGCGAGGCAGCAAACCAGGGCGAGACGGCGCGGGATCATCGGCAACAGCGATGCAAGGGAGCAGGTGGGCTTGCGGCGCGACAATCGCCGCGACGGCGGACAGTTCAATGCGGTCAAGGTGAAGCAAGCATCGCGCGCGCGATGCCGAGATTGGCGCGCACGGCGGTGTCGTTCGGCCGGGCTTGCAGGATGAGTTCGTATTCGGCGACCGCCTCGGGGAAGCGGCGCAGCGCGAGGTAGCAATTGGCGAGATTGTTGCGCGCCTGATAATGCTCCGGCTCGGCGGCGAGCGCGGCGCGGAAGGAGTCGATGGCTTCGGCGAATCGGCCTTGCCGCGCGACGAGATTACCCAACGCGACTGCGGCCGCGGCATAGGCGGGCCGCATGCGCAAGGCGCTGCGCAGCTCACGCTCGGCAGTCGCGGCATCGCCGGCGCGTTCGCGCAGACGCGCCAAATAGAAATGCGCTTCGGGCAACTCGGGAGGTTCGGCGAGCGCTTGCTCGAGCAGCGGCGCCGCTTCGCCGACACGTCCGAGCGGGAGCAACAGCCCGGCGAGGCTCACGCGGATGTCGTTCGCCGGCTGCAATGCGAGCGCAGCGCGCAGTTGCATGACCGCCTCCTCCGCCCTGCCCTGCCGCTCGAGCGCTTGCGCGAGGTTCACATGCGCGTCGACGTAGCCGGGGTCGGCCTGCAATGCGGCCTGAAAACGATCCTGCGCCTCGGACCAATGTCCGGCGAGCAGCGCCATCTTGCCGAGCTCGAAGTGCGCGAACGCGTGATTGGGCTGCAAGAGCAGCGTCCGCTGGAATTGCTCCCGCGCTTCGTCGAGCCGGCCCGCTTGGGCCAGCGCGACGCCGAGGTTATGGTGCGCACGCGGATTGTTCGGCCGCTTTTGGACCGTGTCGCCCCAAAGCGCGATGGCCGAAGCGTAATCGCTGTTGCGCTGGAAAGTAGCGACCCCGAGCGCGACGACGATCGCCGCCGCCGCGAGCGTTCCCACGAGCGGCGGCGCGGCCAGACGGTGCACACCCCAACGAATGGCCGCCGCTCCGGCCACGATGACGGCGGCGAGCGGCAAATACAGACGATGCTCGACGATCATCTGGTCGACGCCCGGCAGAAGGCTGCTCGGCGCGAGCAGAGCGAAAAACCAGAGTCCCAGGAATCCCCAGCCCGGCCAGCGCCACAGTGCGATCGCCGCCAGCACGACCAAAGGCAGCACGAGCAGCGCGAACGGAAGCACCTCAGTCACATTGCCCACTCGATACGCCTCGTATTCGAAAACCAAAGGTGTCGGCCAGACGGCGAGCTGGAGATACGTCGCGATGGCTCTGAACTGGGTCAACCAGCGCGCGGTCCACGCCGCCGGATCGCTCAACACGAAGGTGCCGCCGCGATCGCCACCGGTCATGGCCAGGCAACCGGCGACCACCAGCCACGAGGACGCAAGCGCGAGGTAGTAACCGCGGCGCGTCCGCCAAGCGGTGGCCAAGTCCCCCGCGAAAAACGCGCGATCGAAAAACAACACCAGCACGGGCACGACGACCATCACCTCCTTCGTGCCGGCACCGAGTAGGCAGCAGACGACGGAGAGTGCAGACCAAGTGCGAGCGCCGAAGCGCGCCGGTGCCACATCGGCGGCCGCAGGCGCGGCGGCGCGCGCAAAACAATACAGAGTCAGCAGGCAAAACAGCCCCATGAGCGATTCGGCCCGCTGCACGATGTAGGTCACCGACTCGGTTTGGAGCGGGTGCAGCATCCACGCGAACGCGACGGCGACGGCCAAACCGCTGCTGCGCCGTCCGGCGATCGGGACTCGGCGCACGACGCCGAAAAGCGCCAGCGCTCCCGCCCAATGCATGAGGAGATTCGTCAGGTGATAGCCGCGCACGTCGAGTCCGCCGAGAGCGTGATTGAGGGCGAACGTGAAGTTGAGCACTGGCCGGCCGCTCACGGTTTCCCCGCCTTGGTGCGGCGGAGTCAGCCAGGCGAACGAGCCCAGATCGCGCAGGCTGCGATTTTCCAGAATCGAAGCGTGGTCGTCGAAAACGAAGGGGGCGCGCCATGTGTTCGCCCACGCGAGCGCCGCCGCCGCGAGGAGCAGGACGGCGACGAGCAGAGGACGTTCGTGCCACTCGGGGCGCGAAGCCGGGGCGTCGGATTTTTTCATGGGCGCGCGAACGGGCCGTGTTGGCGCGACAGTTTTCGTGGGGCGGCGCGAGGGAACAACATGAAAAGCCCTCCGGGGACACCGGAGGGCTGAAGGGCGCGAAGTTGTTCGCTCGTTTCGATCAGAAGTCGAACGTCGTCGTCAGCGTGAACTGGCGCGGGTCGATGATGCGGAACGAATACGGCGAGCCGTCGTAGTTGACCGCGACGGGGCGGAGGCCGCCGTTCTCGAAGACGTTGGAGACGTTGAGCTGGACCTTGGCGCGGACCTTGTTGCTCCAAGTCGTGAAGCGGTAGCTGATCCAGAGATCGGTGTAATAGTGCTCCTTGTCGTAGTAGGGCTTGGTCACGTCGGCGTAGTCGAGGACGGGCACGCCGTTGTAGAGATTCACGCCGCTGGACTTGCCGGCGTAGCCGATGACGGCCTTGTCTTCCCAGCGCAGGCTGCCGCCGACGCTGACACCCTTGAGCTTGCCGGTGCTGAAGGTGTAGTTGCTGAGCATCGACCAGCGGTATTTGCGCTGCCCCTGGACCGACTGGCCTTGGAGGTCGCGGTCGAGCGTGAGTTGCGGGACGACGACGCCGTTCCAGTTGGCTTCGGGATTGGCGAACGCGTTGGCCTGTTCGGGGAACAGGGCGCTGTTGTAGCCGAAGGAGCTCCAGAAGTTCGTCAGGTTCACCTGGCGGCCCGTGCCGTCGCTCTTGGTCTGATAGGTCGCCATGCTCTGGTATTGCGGGAGCAGGTAGTCGCTCGCCTTGGCGGCCTTCCACACGGCCATGCGCTCGGCGGCCCAGGGATCGAATTCCTTGAGCACGCTGGAGTATTTCGTGTCCTGCTTGCCGAAGGTGAACTTCAGGGTCCAGTTGCGGGTCGGGTTGTAGCTGATTTCCGCTTCCAAGCCCTTGGCTTGGGCATTGCGCGTGGCGCCGGTGGTGTAAGGCAGCGTGCTGTAGTAGTCGTAAGGCAGCTTCCAGATCTTCGCGGCGGCGGCCTGGACCTCGGCTTCTTCCGCCGTGCTCAGGTTGGCGCCGAAGTTCGTGGAATCGACCGGATTGTAGCGCGTGTCGCCCGGGTGCGTGGCCTGGAGGTTGATCAGCGAGATGGTGCGCGCCCAGTTGCGGAACAGGGTTTGGTCGATGTTGTTCGAGAGACGGCCGAAGACGACCGGGGCGGAGATGTTCTCGTTGAGATTCGAGGCGTCGAACCAAGTGACGCGGGCGAAGAGCTTGTTGTCGAAGAGCGAGAACTGGACGCCGATGTCCTTGCCTTCGCCGACGGGCTTTGCGAGCTGCTTGCCGTAGAAGTCGCCGAGGGCGGAGGACGGCGGGTTGAAGTTGTCGGACTTGTTGAAGCTCACGCCGAAGTCGCGAACGAACTGCCAGAGCAGCGAGCCGTTATCGGCGCGGCGATCAATGTTGGCCCAGCCTTGGAACGGGCGCAGAACGCCGCCGATCGTCTTGGTGCGGCCCGTGAGTTCGGCGTAGGGGCCCCAGCGGTTGAAGAGGAAGTCGCGTTGGAACACGCCGTTGACCCACTTCTGCGGGGCGGTGATGGCGTCGGCGACGATGTTGCCGTTGGAGTCCTTGACGGCGGGCAGACCGGTGTTGGTGACGCGCGCCTTGTATTTGTCCTCGCGGAAACCGAAGGTCGCGATGAGGCGGTTGCCCCAGAGGTAGCTGGTCATGCCGCCGCTCTTGGAGTCGA carries:
- a CDS encoding LacI family DNA-binding transcriptional regulator — encoded protein: MATPTLRTLARELGLSRTTVSDALRGSPRVKPETVERVRAAAKAAGYDRNPLAGAVMSFLRRSCGQQFRGVLAVIEIVADNQSENAQRYNDAVFRGVSDKAAQLGFKVDRFQIGAAGLKLSRLDSILQTRGINGLIVLPAAGFPDLTGLSWSRYTAVYVDYFVDSPPMHCVCSDHYRSMIGLLRDLHARGFRRPGMFIETSLDERLHFRWEGAFLALQHYLPEISKVPILRAEGVNFDVFRPWFEQYKPDVVLGHFPDALAWMKRCGAKVPRTHSFVCLNSLRTDGSCAAMDFQAPQLGARATELVTGHLMHSEFGIPSQPSLTTIPARLIEGPTLRPREASAEQDAPPRRRRAATRATVS
- a CDS encoding rhamnogalacturonan acetylesterase translates to MKLPALALLAMSSLVLASAQTPPPAGLPDAPPENPGKIDPALPTIFVAGDSTAARAKAPQQGWAVEFAKYLDLSKVNVSNRALGGRSSRTFITQGWWAKLLADVKPGDWVLIQFGHNDSSPVNEDAATPREKMRSRGSLPGLGEETQDIVNVLTGKPETVRTFGSYLREMIRDVRAKGATPILLSRTIRCQWPDGKIERGAPHRDWTRELAQAEGVWFVDVSRLVADAFQKLGEEKVKTFFPADHTHTNVTGADAVAQQVVAGLLGLKAKEANFARWLAPAGAAIQPDPIGWLNLPEPRDPKLPTLLLIGDSTVRNGRGDGAGGQWGWGEPLATHFDPSKINVVNRAIGGLSSRTFLTQGHWERALTLLKRGDVVLMQFGHNDNGPLNDTTRARGTIKGVGEETETIDNQFTHTRETVGTYGSYLRRYIRDAKAAGATPIICTLVPRKTWKDGKIVRSNDSYAAWAREVARHEGVRCIDLNELVATRYDELGQAAVDALFADEHTHTSRAGAELNASIVAHALAGFVASDASLAAFRSEN
- a CDS encoding DUF4982 domain-containing protein, which gives rise to MNLSRCLLLAATLSTGVFAAVTDSPRERLPLNDGWKFTRGDQPDTGGALDYERVRAWVLPTGDELLNYLPAPRARSEGMPGGRPIQYSRPEFKDDAWRAVTLPHDWAIEGPFQQELSGDTGKLPYAGVGWYRKKFMLPASDAGRRIHLEFDGAMSYALVWCNGEFVGGWPYGYTSWRVDLTRFLKPGAENTLAVRLDNPRESSRWYPGAGIYRNVWLTKTADVSVAHWGVAVTTPQVSAQSALVHVAITLDNLSAEPAEVEASVRIFAADAEGRAIGAPVAESGGQAARIPAGRQANAAHSLVVPAPRLWSLHERNRYVAETRIVRDGRVIDEVRTPFGIRSLVVSSTKGFLLNGERVVLNGVCNHHDLGALGTAINVRALERQLEILQAVGCNALRTSHNPPAPELLELCDRMGFVVMVEAFDAWRLGKKRDDYSRVFDDWHEKDLRAMVRRDRNHPCIVQWSIGNEVREIFEADGWKLAAHLAAIVREEDRTRSVVMGLHNVNAPYMGFADVLDVVGYNYKPEDYAKVRAHYPHIVLMGSETASTISSRGEYFFPVSDDKAEGRSDFQVSSYDLAAPRWAFPPDAEWKGLDANPSVLGEFVWTGFDYLGEPTPFNADATNLLNFADQAAREKAAKELADLGRIRVPSRSSYFGIVDLAGFPKDRFYLYQSRWRPDLRMAHILPHWNWPERIGQVTPVHVYSSGDEAELFLNGQSLGRRKRGAFEYRFRWDDVKYQPGELKVVTYKHGQPWADAVVRTTGPAAAVRLKADRTALRADGQDLVFVTAEIVDARGDVVPRAKSLLKVSVEGPADLVATDNGDATSHVSFQSPERAVFNGLALIVVRPRAGAGGGIRILATSAGLTTGQIEVTAQ
- a CDS encoding glycoside hydrolase family 43 protein; this translates as MIPRRLALVCCLAFSAWVAARSADSEALLFAYFTQNGADGLHLAWSDDGFRWEKLVGGASVLRPTIGAKEKLIRDPSVARGPDGVFHVVWTSGWWEHGIGYASTRDFVHWSTPREISVMARESAARNCWAPEIVWDPDAAEFLILWATTIPGCFSAGAESSENGLNHRIYYTATKDFATFTPARVLFDFGFSAIDATLLKVGRDWHLFFKDETRYPQPAKNLLHAIGANPRGPFTHVSPPFSPAKLWVEGPSVVCVGDEYLLYFDAYIEKHYGVLRSRDLAHWEDATRQLRLPDEGTPQRPRHGTVIAVPREIVTALQQLKLAP
- a CDS encoding tetratricopeptide repeat protein, with the translated sequence MKKSDAPASRPEWHERPLLVAVLLLAAAALAWANTWRAPFVFDDHASILENRSLRDLGSFAWLTPPHQGGETVSGRPVLNFTFALNHALGGLDVRGYHLTNLLMHWAGALALFGVVRRVPIAGRRSSGLAVAVAFAWMLHPLQTESVTYIVQRAESLMGLFCLLTLYCFARAAAPAAADVAPARFGARTWSALSVVCCLLGAGTKEVMVVVPVLVLFFDRAFFAGDLATAWRTRRGYYLALASSWLVVAGCLAMTGGDRGGTFVLSDPAAWTARWLTQFRAIATYLQLAVWPTPLVFEYEAYRVGNVTEVLPFALLVLPLVVLAAIALWRWPGWGFLGLWFFALLAPSSLLPGVDQMIVEHRLYLPLAAVIVAGAAAIRWGVHRLAAPPLVGTLAAAAIVVALGVATFQRNSDYASAIALWGDTVQKRPNNPRAHHNLGVALAQAGRLDEAREQFQRTLLLQPNHAFAHFELGKMALLAGHWSEAQDRFQAALQADPGYVDAHVNLAQALERQGRAEEAVMQLRAALALQPANDIRVSLAGLLLPLGRVGEAAPLLEQALAEPPELPEAHFYLARLRERAGDAATAERELRSALRMRPAYAAAAVALGNLVARQGRFAEAIDSFRAALAAEPEHYQARNNLANCYLALRRFPEAVAEYELILQARPNDTAVRANLGIARAMLASP